The following are encoded together in the Pseudoalteromonas ruthenica genome:
- a CDS encoding M23 family metallopeptidase gives MSKPRRYLKRTRRLVLAALLFGFIFAFLVPEPVTIPVHGASSADWHQDTFWYEPWGSSGVHKGVDIFANKGTDVVAASHHLVIYRGQWPKGGNVMIALGPKWRLHYYAHLDSFSDSERRWFSGGEQIGSVGTSGNAQGKAAHLHYSLVTLIPYFWLIDSAPQGVKKAFYLNPITYFDN, from the coding sequence ATGAGTAAGCCGAGACGGTACTTAAAAAGAACAAGGAGGTTAGTTTTGGCGGCATTACTGTTTGGTTTTATATTCGCGTTTCTAGTGCCCGAGCCGGTGACCATTCCCGTGCATGGGGCAAGTAGCGCTGATTGGCATCAAGATACCTTTTGGTATGAACCTTGGGGAAGCTCTGGGGTGCATAAAGGGGTAGATATTTTTGCCAATAAAGGCACTGACGTGGTGGCCGCTTCACATCACTTGGTGATTTATCGTGGACAGTGGCCCAAGGGCGGCAATGTGATGATTGCCCTCGGACCAAAATGGCGATTACACTATTATGCTCATCTAGACAGCTTCAGTGATAGCGAACGTCGTTGGTTTAGTGGCGGTGAGCAAATAGGCAGTGTTGGCACCAGCGGCAATGCCCAAGGTAAAGCCGCTCATTTACACTACTCATTGGTGACTTTAATTCCTTACTTTTGGCTTATTGATAGCGCCCCCCAAGGCGTCAAGAAAGCCTTCTACCTCAACCCTATAACTTATTTCGACAACTAA
- the nhaD gene encoding sodium:proton antiporter NhaD: MVSALILTLIAVAFVLIVVEDVIHVNKAKTTLFFGTLCWIILFISPLNGHSLDHIKHELNENILEIATLWLFLMAAMTFVAYLNSKGFIQNLVQRVLPSEISERKLMFLIAGFAFLFSSISDNITATLVSLAVVMSLKLDGRKLVKYATLIIFAVNSGGVSLITGDVTTLMIFLADKVTIANLLLLVAPAALSVIVLAALLSMKMNGRVSFALGEPKAIEKTDITIAAIFISTIVGTLTMSVLYSIPPLLTFLFGLSVMFLSAQFLMRKKDVNKKIIDYIREIEYDTLLFFVGVLLLVGALKEVGVLAQFTHLYEVLAPNQANYLMGILSAAVDNVPLTAALLKADIHMQTRDWLAFTYATGVGGSMLVIGSAAGIIAMSKVRDLTFMSYLRNTVYLLIAYSVGYSGAYMMGAFV; encoded by the coding sequence ATGGTCAGTGCGCTCATCTTGACGCTCATTGCCGTGGCCTTTGTGCTTATTGTCGTGGAAGATGTCATCCACGTGAATAAGGCCAAAACCACGCTGTTTTTCGGCACCCTGTGCTGGATCATCCTCTTTATCTCCCCACTAAACGGTCACTCCCTCGACCACATTAAACATGAACTCAATGAGAATATTTTAGAAATTGCCACCCTTTGGCTATTTTTAATGGCGGCAATGACCTTTGTTGCCTATCTCAATTCCAAAGGGTTCATTCAAAACTTAGTGCAACGCGTATTGCCCAGCGAAATAAGTGAGCGTAAATTAATGTTCCTGATTGCTGGTTTTGCCTTTTTGTTTTCGTCGATTTCCGACAATATCACCGCAACCTTAGTGTCATTGGCGGTGGTGATGTCGTTGAAGTTAGACGGACGCAAGCTGGTCAAGTACGCTACGTTAATCATCTTCGCGGTTAACTCAGGGGGGGTGTCGCTTATTACCGGTGATGTCACCACGCTAATGATCTTCCTTGCTGATAAAGTCACCATAGCTAATCTTCTGCTGCTAGTGGCCCCTGCAGCACTGAGCGTTATTGTGCTCGCTGCTTTGTTATCGATGAAAATGAATGGTCGAGTGAGCTTCGCCTTGGGCGAGCCTAAAGCGATAGAAAAGACCGATATCACCATTGCGGCTATTTTTATCTCGACCATTGTCGGTACTCTAACCATGAGTGTGCTGTATTCCATTCCGCCTTTGTTGACCTTTTTGTTCGGGCTTTCGGTGATGTTTCTAAGCGCTCAGTTCTTGATGCGTAAAAAAGACGTGAATAAAAAAATCATCGACTATATTCGTGAAATTGAATACGACACCTTACTGTTCTTTGTTGGTGTGTTGCTGTTGGTCGGCGCGCTAAAAGAGGTTGGGGTGCTGGCGCAATTTACCCACTTGTATGAAGTATTGGCACCGAATCAAGCCAACTACTTGATGGGCATACTCTCAGCAGCGGTGGATAATGTGCCACTGACCGCAGCGTTATTAAAAGCAGATATTCACATGCAAACCCGCGACTGGCTCGCGTTTACCTATGCCACCGGCGTGGGTGGGTCGATGCTAGTTATCGGCTCGGCCGCAGGTATCATTGCCATGAGTAAGGTGCGTGACCTTACCTTTATGAGCTATCTGCGCAATACGGTGTACTTATTAATTGCTTATTCAGTGGGCTACAGCGGAGCCTACATGATGGGTGCGTTTGTTTAA
- a CDS encoding GNAT family N-acetyltransferase: MTLEVIQNPEQDLLDFIAQQISQYNWAHWQNVERKPLAVSWRDDQGEVKAGASGRTFGHWLLLDYLWVSDTLRGQGIGSQCLTAIEQAAKARGCTYVLLDTLDFQAQPFYERHGYETQWVQQQYPLDGKKYFMSKQLHE, from the coding sequence ATGACGTTAGAAGTAATACAGAATCCAGAACAAGACTTACTCGACTTTATTGCTCAGCAAATCAGCCAATATAATTGGGCCCATTGGCAAAATGTAGAACGTAAACCTTTAGCGGTTAGCTGGCGCGATGATCAAGGCGAAGTAAAAGCCGGTGCCAGTGGCCGCACCTTTGGTCATTGGTTGCTATTGGATTATCTTTGGGTGAGTGACACATTGCGTGGGCAAGGCATCGGCTCACAGTGTCTCACTGCCATAGAACAAGCCGCAAAGGCGCGCGGGTGCACGTATGTGCTGCTCGATACCTTGGATTTTCAGGCGCAACCGTTTTATGAGCGTCATGGCTATGAAACACAATGGGTGCAACAGCAATATCCGCTTGACGGCAAAAAATACTTTATGAGCAAACAGCTTCATGAGTAA